One segment of Thermodesulfovibrio sp. 3907-1M DNA contains the following:
- a CDS encoding DUF6094 domain-containing protein, translated as MRLAGQAKCGYYPTPWEVFKYFEKLMDWDLGRKKQIYLLDPCCGDGRILEFFKTNGFVTKSYGIELDTNRARQAGYCGKVINCDIFDAIIRPLEAFSILYLNPPYDNDKEGKRMEITFFKHAHKWLKVGGLLIYIVPEHIMQRKDLRTWLSFHYKDIQCYRFPEGELYNQFKQVILFGIKKDKNDLKSSEIPENFEYIDKVKEFPFRYNNLPESDKIVVFEAQGLSDEEISKYFPTAIQNIKKFTGLEVPDVQKHFSPIFPLRKGHLLAYITSGALNGVLVGDKVLKAFTVRNRIQIETDEEIIEKDIYQTVLRVLDITKEEWYDVK; from the coding sequence ATGCGTTTAGCAGGACAAGCAAAGTGTGGGTATTATCCCACACCATGGGAAGTTTTTAAATATTTTGAAAAATTAATGGATTGGGATTTAGGAAGAAAAAAACAAATTTATTTACTTGATCCCTGTTGTGGTGATGGTAGAATATTAGAGTTTTTCAAAACCAATGGTTTTGTAACAAAAAGCTATGGAATTGAACTTGATACAAATAGGGCAAGACAGGCAGGATACTGTGGAAAAGTAATAAATTGCGATATTTTTGACGCTATAATAAGACCTCTGGAAGCTTTTTCAATACTGTATCTTAATCCGCCATACGACAATGACAAAGAAGGTAAAAGAATGGAGATAACTTTTTTTAAACATGCTCACAAATGGCTCAAAGTCGGTGGTTTATTGATTTATATCGTTCCAGAACACATAATGCAGAGAAAAGATTTAAGAACATGGTTATCGTTTCACTATAAGGATATTCAATGTTACAGATTCCCAGAAGGAGAACTTTATAATCAATTTAAGCAAGTTATATTGTTTGGAATCAAAAAAGATAAAAATGATCTAAAATCATCAGAAATCCCTGAGAATTTTGAATACATTGATAAAGTAAAAGAATTTCCCTTCAGATACAATAATCTTCCTGAGTCGGATAAAATAGTTGTATTTGAGGCTCAGGGTTTGTCTGATGAAGAAATTTCAAAATATTTTCCTACAGCAATTCAAAACATTAAAAAATTCACAGGACTTGAAGTTCCTGATGTGCAAAAACATTTTTCTCCGATATTCCCCTTAAGAAAAGGGCATTTACTTGCATATATAACAAGTGGTGCCTTAAATGGTGTTCTAGTCGGAGACAAAGTTCTGAAAGCCTTTACAGTAAGAAACAGAATTCAAATAGAAACAGATGAGGAAATCATAGAAAAAGATATCTATCAAACAGTATTAAGAGTTTTAGACATAACAAAGGAGGAATGGTATGATGTTAAATAA
- a CDS encoding glycine zipper 2TM domain-containing protein yields the protein MKKLLSVLILFTFFITACGQLQQSHYEGAGIGAAVGGVAGALLDKKNSWRGGVIGATLGAVFGATLADISQRGLKEAY from the coding sequence ATGAAGAAACTTTTATCGGTTTTAATCCTATTCACATTTTTTATCACTGCCTGTGGACAGTTGCAACAGTCTCACTATGAAGGAGCAGGTATAGGTGCAGCCGTTGGTGGGGTTGCAGGAGCGTTGCTTGATAAGAAAAACTCATGGCGTGGTGGAGTTATTGGTGCTACTTTGGGTGCAGTATTTGGTGCAACTTTAGCAGACATATCTCAGCGTGGTTTAAAAGAAGCATATTAG
- a CDS encoding site-specific integrase, giving the protein MLVQKNNFNPLQSVSIQEEIYHLTEDELNRLTFEFQKWFEEKRSIVRGRYWLVFLFLRYTGARVSEVLNIDETRDLDFRNSTVRLITLKRSEKKKNQYRIVPVPDRVISEYLRFTKLHPKMEGKVFKLKRNNFFVVFRQLCKKAGIPDEIAHPHVLRHTRAIELLRAGIPVTAVQQLLGHASLNTTAMYLRYSNIEIQEMLKTKGLL; this is encoded by the coding sequence ATGCTTGTGCAAAAAAATAATTTTAACCCTTTACAAAGTGTTTCTATTCAAGAGGAAATATATCATCTTACAGAAGATGAACTTAACAGGCTCACCTTTGAGTTTCAGAAGTGGTTTGAAGAAAAAAGAAGTATCGTAAGAGGTAGATACTGGCTGGTATTTTTATTCTTACGCTACACAGGGGCAAGAGTGTCTGAGGTTTTAAATATTGACGAAACGAGAGACTTAGATTTTAGAAACTCAACAGTAAGACTTATTACACTTAAAAGAAGTGAGAAGAAAAAGAATCAATACAGAATCGTTCCCGTGCCCGATCGGGTTATTTCTGAATACCTGCGTTTTACGAAACTGCATCCTAAAATGGAGGGTAAGGTTTTTAAACTCAAAAGAAACAATTTTTTCGTAGTGTTCAGGCAACTCTGTAAAAAAGCAGGTATTCCTGACGAAATTGCACACCCACATGTTTTAAGGCACACCCGTGCAATAGAACTTCTCCGTGCAGGAATTCCTGTAACTGCGGTCCAGCAATTACTTGGGCATGCATCACTAAATACCACTGCTATGTATTTAAGATACAGCAATATTGAAATTCAGGAAATGTTAAAAACAAAAGGTTTGCTATAA
- a CDS encoding CHC2 zinc finger domain-containing protein, producing MFFDEIKDKIKQISIKDYLETVYGCEFKRVGNSWFCLSPLRAENNPSFSVKMPEENFWYDFGIGEGGDIFKLVQKLENCTFMEAYERLKNFLGIVPEMKNRKVEKILKKNNLDKAQHAQSFYRTIVKTSNEILIRRYFKTFGLPFYTEFGVAEYTSIKGEQFVVFPCPDKTNIISLECRAIKTINGYIEEVRDEYGKKIKRTIGNKYPWVFYRTSEAIVTESIFDCLAGELIYGNHLTLVALNGVGNVKLLPDVIHKYNLTTVHLALDNDEPGKIATQKAIELIPNEIDTFIKKDHVRAGVKDLYQLIKIKAEKEELCWQKLSKK from the coding sequence ATGTTTTTTGACGAAATAAAAGACAAAATTAAACAAATTTCAATCAAAGATTATCTTGAAACAGTATACGGATGTGAATTTAAAAGAGTTGGTAACTCATGGTTTTGTTTAAGCCCTCTGAGGGCTGAAAACAATCCATCATTCTCTGTGAAAATGCCAGAAGAAAACTTCTGGTATGATTTTGGCATTGGAGAAGGTGGAGATATATTCAAACTGGTACAGAAACTTGAAAACTGCACATTCATGGAAGCTTACGAAAGATTAAAAAATTTTCTTGGAATAGTCCCTGAAATGAAAAATCGGAAAGTTGAGAAAATTTTAAAGAAAAACAATCTTGATAAAGCTCAACATGCTCAAAGTTTTTACAGAACAATCGTTAAAACTTCAAATGAAATACTCATAAGAAGATACTTTAAAACATTCGGTTTACCTTTTTACACAGAATTCGGAGTAGCAGAATACACAAGCATTAAAGGGGAACAATTCGTAGTATTTCCATGTCCTGATAAAACTAACATTATCAGTCTTGAATGTAGAGCAATTAAAACGATTAATGGTTATATTGAAGAAGTAAGAGACGAATATGGAAAGAAAATCAAACGCACCATTGGCAACAAGTACCCTTGGGTTTTTTACAGAACGTCAGAAGCTATTGTAACTGAATCAATCTTTGACTGTCTTGCAGGAGAATTAATCTATGGAAATCACTTAACGCTTGTAGCTCTTAACGGTGTGGGCAACGTAAAACTTCTCCCTGACGTCATTCACAAATATAATCTTACAACTGTTCATCTTGCATTAGATAACGATGAACCCGGGAAAATTGCCACACAAAAAGCAATAGAACTAATACCCAATGAGATAGACACTTTTATAAAAAAAGACCATGTAAGAGCAGGAGTAAAAGATTTATATCAACTAATAAAAATTAAAGCAGAAAAGGAGGAGTTATGCTGGCAGAAATTATCGAAAAAATAG
- a CDS encoding PD-(D/E)XK nuclease family protein, whose product MLAEIIEKIAGFEAKGSQYYPRPSLAGPERCLRQLVYMAKGIPGKKKEDRFHLILDDSSWHEELTLDWLRKSAFKVHSEQLEIECGTVKWKGRDFPLKGHIDGIITDVQGKDYLLEHKAINHFSFQRYLEKDYPLDYLTQCCLYIVGLQKLNPEINEGILLIKNKNTSQYLEFRLHYDSKNDILYVPEVCGSNGYRREGTIFKNLYNSAIERLNQIEHYCNVNDLPPRQYTLNDWQCNYCPYNEICYENYQEEFNQLEAIQLSEDYQSLLEEYEVLNEQKKIAEQRLEEIKEELKKILLNANAKAGKIGAFTITRNIQLRKQINKDKIPPELIPVIYEEKLFETLTIKKQ is encoded by the coding sequence ATGCTGGCAGAAATTATCGAAAAAATAGCAGGTTTTGAAGCAAAGGGAAGTCAATACTATCCAAGACCATCCCTTGCAGGACCAGAACGCTGCTTGAGACAGCTTGTTTATATGGCCAAAGGAATACCTGGGAAAAAGAAAGAAGACAGATTCCACCTGATTCTTGATGACTCCAGCTGGCACGAAGAATTGACATTAGATTGGTTGAGAAAATCCGCATTTAAAGTACATTCCGAACAATTAGAAATTGAATGTGGTACAGTAAAATGGAAAGGTAGAGACTTCCCTCTAAAAGGACACATTGATGGAATAATTACAGACGTACAGGGAAAAGATTACCTGCTGGAACACAAGGCAATAAATCATTTCAGTTTTCAAAGATATTTAGAAAAAGACTATCCGTTAGACTACCTTACCCAATGCTGTCTTTACATTGTAGGGTTACAAAAACTGAATCCTGAAATTAACGAAGGGATTCTACTGATCAAAAACAAAAATACATCGCAGTACTTAGAGTTTAGACTTCATTACGATTCAAAGAACGACATCCTCTACGTACCTGAAGTGTGTGGCTCAAATGGATACAGAAGAGAAGGAACGATTTTTAAAAATCTCTATAACTCTGCGATTGAAAGACTGAATCAGATTGAGCATTATTGTAATGTTAACGATCTCCCACCAAGACAGTACACTTTAAACGATTGGCAATGTAATTACTGTCCATACAATGAAATCTGCTATGAAAATTATCAGGAAGAATTCAATCAACTGGAGGCGATTCAGCTGTCTGAAGACTATCAGAGTTTACTTGAGGAGTATGAGGTTTTAAATGAACAAAAGAAAATAGCTGAACAGAGATTAGAAGAAATAAAGGAAGAATTAAAAAAAATCCTTTTGAATGCAAATGCAAAAGCAGGAAAAATCGGAGCTTTTACGATTACGAGAAATATACAGTTGAGAAAGCAAATAAACAAAGACAAAATTCCACCAGAACTTATCCCTGTAATTTATGAGGAAAAATTGTTTGAAACTTTAACTATTAAAAAACAATAA
- a CDS encoding nucleoside triphosphate pyrophosphohydrolase family protein: protein MTFNEYQEKARRTAIYPEGWVYPALGLCGEAGEVAEKLKKYIRDGKTCSEVREELIKELGDVLWYIANLAYEFEISLEEIAEKNIEKLLSRKERNKLHGNGDDR, encoded by the coding sequence ATGACTTTTAATGAGTATCAAGAAAAAGCGAGACGAACTGCTATTTATCCTGAGGGCTGGGTTTATCCTGCTTTAGGACTTTGTGGGGAAGCAGGGGAGGTGGCGGAAAAATTAAAAAAATACATTCGTGATGGAAAAACTTGTTCTGAAGTAAGAGAAGAACTTATTAAAGAATTAGGAGATGTTTTATGGTATATTGCAAATCTTGCTTATGAATTTGAAATTTCATTAGAAGAAATAGCAGAAAAAAATATTGAAAAACTTTTATCAAGAAAAGAGAGAAACAAATTACATGGTAATGGAGATGATAGATAA
- a CDS encoding ribonucleoside triphosphate reductase, with translation MFKNIIKRDGRIVPFDPEKITIAISKAGTATGEFDYETARRLTIKVLLLAEELIQNRDPHVEEIQDIVEEILLSSPYRKTAKAYIIYRDQHAKMREIASQNSIELIDSYLSKVDWRVNENANVHYSLQGLNNYISSEISKTYWLNKIYPPEVRDAYKNGDIHIHDLGLISAYCVGWDLQDLLRVGFRGLKGRVESKPPKHFRVALMQAVNFLYTLQNETAGASAFSNFDTLLAPFIYYDNLNYKQVKQCIQEFLFNINVPTRTAGQVPFTNITLDLTVPPHLRDQAVIIGGEYQDKTYGEFQEYLNMFNEALFEVMEEGDASGRVFSFPIPTINITKDFDWENPVVQKMLKLTAKYGTFYFANFVNSDMNPEDTYSMCCRLRLNKKELLKKGGGLFGANALTGSIGVVTINLPRIGYLSSSEEDFFERLEKMMNIAKTSLEIKRKVIERLTENGLYPYAKFYLRSVKEKTGKYWANHFSTIGIIGMNESIANAKWLNSKGIWTEGGKAFALKVMDFMREMLVKFQEETGNLYNLEATPAEGTSYRLAKIDKQKYPDIITQGRENPYYTNSTWLPVNFTESITYILDHQDELQSKYTGGTVIHLFLGEQPDPERLKNFIKAVFERYKLPYISITPTFSICPECGYIEGEHQSCPKCGNECEVYSRVVGYLRPVSSWNQGKKEEFKDRKYLELKLVA, from the coding sequence ATGTTTAAAAACATAATAAAGCGTGATGGTCGTATAGTTCCTTTTGACCCTGAAAAAATTACAATAGCCATATCAAAAGCTGGTACAGCAACAGGGGAGTTTGACTATGAAACTGCAAGAAGGCTAACTATTAAAGTTTTACTTCTTGCTGAGGAATTAATACAGAATCGTGATCCTCATGTAGAGGAAATACAGGACATTGTAGAAGAAATTCTTTTAAGTAGCCCTTATAGAAAAACTGCAAAAGCATATATCATTTATCGTGATCAGCATGCAAAAATGCGTGAAATAGCATCACAGAATAGTATTGAACTTATTGATAGTTATCTCAGTAAAGTAGATTGGCGGGTTAATGAGAATGCTAATGTGCATTATTCTCTACAGGGACTTAATAACTATATATCAAGTGAAATAAGCAAAACCTATTGGCTAAACAAGATTTATCCACCAGAAGTAAGAGATGCATATAAGAATGGAGATATACATATCCATGATCTTGGGTTAATTAGTGCTTACTGTGTAGGTTGGGATTTGCAAGATTTATTGAGAGTAGGTTTTAGAGGTTTAAAAGGCAGAGTGGAGTCAAAACCACCAAAGCATTTCAGAGTAGCACTTATGCAGGCAGTCAATTTCTTATATACATTACAGAACGAGACCGCAGGAGCATCCGCTTTTAGCAACTTTGATACATTATTAGCTCCTTTTATTTACTATGATAATCTCAACTATAAACAGGTTAAACAATGTATTCAAGAATTTTTATTTAATATCAATGTTCCTACAAGAACTGCGGGGCAGGTACCATTTACAAATATAACTTTAGATTTAACAGTACCACCGCACTTAAGGGATCAAGCTGTAATAATTGGGGGCGAATATCAGGATAAAACTTATGGAGAGTTTCAAGAGTATTTAAATATGTTTAACGAAGCATTATTTGAAGTAATGGAAGAAGGGGATGCGTCTGGTAGAGTTTTTTCATTTCCTATTCCGACAATCAATATAACAAAAGATTTTGATTGGGAAAATCCTGTTGTTCAGAAAATGCTTAAATTAACTGCAAAATATGGAACATTCTATTTTGCAAACTTCGTAAACTCAGACATGAACCCCGAGGATACATATAGTATGTGTTGCAGGCTTCGTTTAAATAAAAAGGAATTACTTAAAAAAGGAGGGGGTCTGTTTGGTGCAAATGCTTTAACAGGAAGTATAGGCGTTGTTACCATAAATCTCCCAAGAATTGGATATTTAAGTAGTTCTGAAGAAGACTTCTTTGAAAGACTTGAAAAAATGATGAATATTGCTAAAACATCTCTTGAAATTAAACGCAAAGTAATTGAAAGACTTACAGAAAATGGATTATATCCTTATGCCAAATTTTATTTAAGAAGTGTAAAAGAAAAAACAGGCAAATATTGGGCAAATCACTTTTCAACGATAGGTATAATTGGGATGAATGAATCCATAGCAAACGCAAAATGGTTAAATTCAAAAGGAATATGGACAGAGGGAGGGAAAGCATTTGCATTGAAGGTAATGGATTTCATGCGTGAAATGTTAGTAAAATTTCAAGAAGAAACAGGTAACCTTTACAATCTTGAAGCAACACCGGCGGAAGGAACAAGTTACAGGCTTGCAAAAATTGATAAACAGAAGTATCCTGATATAATTACACAGGGCAGGGAAAATCCCTATTACACAAACTCAACATGGTTACCTGTAAACTTTACAGAGTCAATAACTTATATTCTTGATCATCAGGATGAACTTCAGAGTAAATATACAGGTGGAACAGTTATTCATCTATTTTTAGGGGAACAACCAGACCCTGAAAGGCTGAAAAACTTTATAAAGGCAGTTTTTGAAAGATATAAACTTCCTTATATAAGCATTACTCCCACATTTAGTATTTGCCCTGAATGTGGATATATAGAAGGAGAACATCAAAGTTGTCCAAAATGTGGAAATGAATGTGAAGTTTATTCTCGTGTAGTAGGTTATTTGCGACCTGTGAGTAGTTGGAATCAAGGAAAAAAAGAAGAGTTTAAAGACAGAAAATATTTGGAATTAAAACTTGTAGCGTAA
- a CDS encoding TraM recognition domain-containing protein, with protein sequence MLDKILELNKQGKIRKTSEIYLGEGVSLNSDNFEDFKIRKISIPHSKRNQHFGCIGTTRIGKSKLISHMACQDILSGFSVGIFDPKGDEELLSYIISACVQAGRLEEFIFISPIHPDFSLKINPLHYYYIMDELIYHVIAGIQTKEKFFFDVAREITTVIVSYYVLQALAKGEKKASINFFDIKQKTDYEALQQIVENVKFYKNHSNPEVRDLAEEVIIHAEEALRSGTQYFSEVAGSLRTVLTSLTSSVTGRIIGKAKTNEIIKKLETNQPVIFYVCTGDQVTRFTAHSIARIFVSSIQSAVGRILLSGKKLNPPLALYFDEGDTILYWGIESLFNKGGGANLWIHFFTQSFSQMIDAIGEQKARSIIDNISTWVYMRVNDNATAQYIEESSPYRIIWKVIPSVGDAKASFSLREEEERVVLAERVKKLKPRYYYLRYEGEFYKGIVPFMSEPFIKIQLPDVRAVSSESLENMESAG encoded by the coding sequence ATGCTTGATAAAATTCTTGAACTTAACAAGCAAGGCAAAATAAGAAAAACCTCTGAAATTTATCTTGGAGAGGGAGTAAGTTTAAACAGCGACAATTTTGAAGACTTTAAAATAAGAAAAATTTCTATTCCTCACAGCAAAAGAAACCAGCATTTTGGATGCATAGGAACCACCCGTATTGGAAAGTCAAAACTTATATCTCACATGGCATGTCAGGATATTCTTTCTGGTTTCAGCGTTGGAATATTTGATCCAAAGGGGGATGAAGAACTTTTAAGTTACATTATTTCAGCGTGTGTTCAGGCAGGAAGACTTGAGGAGTTTATTTTTATATCGCCGATACATCCTGATTTTTCTTTAAAAATTAACCCATTGCATTACTACTACATAATGGATGAGCTTATTTATCACGTTATAGCAGGCATACAGACAAAGGAAAAGTTCTTTTTTGACGTTGCAAGAGAAATTACGACCGTTATCGTTAGTTATTACGTTTTACAGGCACTTGCAAAAGGTGAAAAGAAAGCCTCTATAAACTTTTTTGACATAAAACAAAAAACAGATTACGAAGCCTTACAGCAGATAGTTGAAAACGTGAAATTTTATAAAAACCATTCCAACCCTGAAGTGAGAGACCTTGCCGAAGAGGTCATAATACACGCCGAAGAGGCATTAAGGTCAGGAACGCAGTATTTCAGCGAAGTTGCAGGTTCTTTAAGAACGGTACTTACATCATTAACTTCATCGGTTACAGGAAGAATAATTGGAAAGGCAAAAACAAATGAAATAATTAAAAAGCTTGAAACCAATCAACCTGTTATTTTTTATGTCTGCACGGGTGATCAGGTAACCCGATTTACTGCACATTCTATTGCAAGGATATTTGTTTCATCAATACAATCAGCGGTTGGTAGAATCCTTTTGAGTGGGAAAAAACTTAATCCCCCTCTTGCTCTTTATTTTGATGAGGGAGACACAATTCTTTACTGGGGGATTGAGTCTTTGTTTAACAAAGGTGGTGGTGCTAACCTCTGGATACATTTCTTCACGCAGAGTTTTTCTCAGATGATAGATGCAATTGGAGAACAAAAAGCAAGGTCAATTATAGATAATATTTCAACGTGGGTTTACATGAGAGTTAATGATAATGCCACAGCTCAATATATAGAGGAAAGTTCGCCTTATAGAATTATCTGGAAAGTAATTCCAAGTGTTGGTGATGCGAAAGCAAGTTTTTCATTGAGGGAAGAGGAAGAACGAGTGGTTCTTGCAGAGAGGGTTAAAAAACTTAAGCCACGTTATTATTATCTCAGATACGAAGGAGAATTTTATAAAGGGATTGTTCCTTTTATGTCTGAACCATTTATAAAAATTCAATTACCAGATGTGAGGGCTGTGTCAAGTGAAAGCCTTGAAAACATGGAATCTGCTGGTTAA
- a CDS encoding complement resistance protein TraT: MQKPLFKVLSVLVLFVFMVSLTGCGQMINAIEHSDMQVKLKMSDTIFLDPVVKAKNRTVYVAVNNTSDMQEVDTGMLQNLIASRLTAKGYQVVSDPSQAGYIIQANVLYMDYYRETGTREGAVEGALVGAGSGALIGQSRDTSIALGLIGGLVGGVGGALLGKALKVETYAGVVDVQIQEKTDKPVVGQIVTNAQQGSSTTIQTKQEISSNYQIYRTKIACTAQQTNIDKNEAARAILERIANQIGGMF, from the coding sequence ATGCAAAAACCACTATTCAAAGTTTTATCAGTTCTGGTTCTGTTTGTTTTTATGGTTTCTCTTACAGGTTGCGGACAGATGATTAACGCTATTGAGCATTCAGACATGCAGGTAAAACTGAAAATGTCAGATACCATTTTTCTTGACCCTGTCGTAAAAGCAAAAAACAGAACTGTATATGTGGCAGTTAACAACACATCAGACATGCAGGAAGTTGATACGGGGATGCTACAGAACCTGATTGCAAGCAGGCTCACGGCAAAAGGTTATCAGGTAGTAAGTGATCCATCTCAGGCAGGGTACATCATTCAGGCAAATGTTCTTTATATGGATTATTACAGAGAGACTGGAACCAGGGAAGGAGCAGTAGAGGGAGCACTGGTTGGTGCAGGCTCTGGAGCACTGATAGGGCAGAGCAGAGACACGTCCATAGCATTAGGACTTATTGGTGGCCTTGTCGGTGGTGTTGGAGGAGCATTACTTGGCAAAGCACTCAAGGTTGAAACCTATGCAGGCGTGGTTGACGTTCAGATACAGGAAAAAACGGACAAACCTGTAGTAGGACAGATCGTAACGAACGCACAGCAGGGATCATCTACAACAATACAGACAAAGCAAGAAATTAGTTCAAATTATCAGATTTATAGAACTAAGATTGCTTGTACAGCGCAACAAACCAATATTGATAAAAACGAAGCCGCAAGGGCAATATTAGAACGCATTGCTAACCAGATTGGTGGAATGTTCTAA
- a CDS encoding ParB N-terminal domain-containing protein — MKIMELKLDEIKVDRQVFEENIDLEALKKSIQDAGMVYNLVVEEENGEYYLRDGYGRYKVLKELGYDRANCIIISDNIKAIALAYDLNLLRRHLPDERIRYYKLQKKAKIQEKLNALKEKIAEKIDLQSDSIDLEEDELKVIFRLSEKETEIFWNAVEKIYRKKYENEINSLISQRDEKERKIKELENKTVDIEKLQRMVQEKLAEKEKELEQKIKKQLASESEQERIAYEEEIERLKEIIESYKSDIAELNRNLIETTKIIDQLKKEKEAFEEEKRKIQEKEKIAEDFAMKYRSEIEYLKKIEIKNLQNKIKQQEDFLKSISRPESIILQLNASKNMINSALEIVVRIYDAIPEEERKKIVKEVSEITELLKVIEETIKNGEPVDTVEIAKQNN; from the coding sequence ATGAAAATCATGGAATTAAAACTTGATGAAATTAAGGTTGACAGGCAGGTATTTGAAGAAAATATAGACCTGGAAGCTCTTAAAAAAAGCATTCAGGATGCAGGAATGGTTTATAACCTTGTAGTGGAAGAAGAAAATGGGGAATACTATTTGAGAGATGGTTACGGGAGATATAAAGTTTTAAAAGAACTGGGATATGATAGGGCAAATTGCATAATTATAAGTGATAACATAAAAGCAATTGCTCTGGCGTATGATTTGAATCTACTCAGAAGACACCTTCCAGATGAAAGAATCAGATACTACAAACTTCAAAAGAAAGCGAAAATTCAGGAAAAACTGAATGCACTTAAAGAAAAGATTGCAGAAAAAATTGATTTACAGTCAGACAGTATTGATTTAGAAGAAGATGAGCTTAAAGTTATTTTCAGGCTTTCAGAAAAAGAAACAGAGATTTTCTGGAATGCGGTTGAAAAGATATACAGGAAAAAATATGAAAACGAAATAAACAGCTTGATTTCTCAAAGAGATGAAAAGGAAAGAAAAATAAAAGAACTGGAAAATAAGACTGTTGATATAGAGAAATTACAGAGGATGGTTCAGGAAAAACTTGCAGAAAAAGAAAAAGAACTTGAACAAAAAATCAAAAAACAACTTGCTTCTGAATCTGAACAGGAGAGAATTGCTTACGAAGAAGAGATTGAAAGACTGAAAGAAATCATTGAGTCATACAAAAGTGATATTGCGGAGTTGAACAGAAATCTAATTGAAACAACAAAAATAATTGATCAACTCAAAAAAGAAAAAGAGGCTTTTGAAGAGGAAAAGAGAAAGATACAGGAAAAAGAAAAAATCGCAGAAGATTTTGCGATGAAGTACAGAAGCGAAATTGAGTACCTGAAGAAAATTGAGATTAAGAACTTGCAAAATAAAATTAAACAGCAGGAAGATTTCTTAAAATCCATATCAAGACCCGAATCAATTATTCTGCAACTTAATGCGTCCAAAAACATGATAAATTCTGCTCTGGAAATCGTTGTTAGGATATATGATGCAATACCTGAGGAAGAGAGAAAGAAAATCGTCAAGGAAGTTAGCGAGATTACAGAACTTCTTAAGGTAATTGAAGAAACGATTAAGAACGGTGAACCTGTTGATACAGTTGAAATTGCAAAACAGAATAATTAA